One window of the Mycobacteriales bacterium genome contains the following:
- the rimI gene encoding ribosomal protein S18-alanine N-acetyltransferase: MRAMRWWDIEAVMTLEEQLFAEDSWSEGMFWSELAERDTRRYLVEDDDAGAVCAYAGLCAYAPHESYIQTIAVAPHSQGRGIGNALLTELIAESERRGCPHLDLEVRADNDSAIRLYERHGFTRIGLRRGYYQPSNTDALVMRRVAS, translated from the coding sequence ATGAGGGCGATGCGGTGGTGGGACATCGAGGCGGTGATGACCCTGGAAGAGCAGCTGTTCGCCGAGGACTCGTGGAGCGAGGGCATGTTCTGGTCGGAGCTCGCCGAACGTGACACCCGGCGCTACCTCGTCGAAGACGACGACGCGGGTGCCGTCTGCGCCTACGCCGGCCTGTGTGCGTACGCACCGCACGAGTCCTACATCCAGACCATCGCCGTCGCGCCGCACTCACAGGGCAGAGGGATCGGCAACGCGCTGCTCACCGAGCTGATCGCGGAGTCCGAGCGGCGCGGTTGCCCGCATCTGGACCTGGAGGTCCGGGCGGACAACGACAGCGCGATCCGTCTCTACGAACGGCACGGCTTCACCCGGATCGGGCTGCGGCGCGGCTACTACCAGCCGAGCAACACCGATGCACTGGTCATGCGGAGGGTGGCGTCGTGA
- a CDS encoding DinB family protein, with the protein MAMVADIKDPRRIEPAFLLDERAMLEGWLEFHRMTLLFKCEGLTDAQRKARPVGTSLMSLHGLVRHMAEVERQWFRRVVAQDDAPLVLDYTTDEDADFAVEEADWEADLSWWQSEITAAREAVARLPLDHTGVRRGEDVSLRWAYNHMIEEYARHNGHADLIRELVEGSVGW; encoded by the coding sequence ATGGCCATGGTCGCAGACATCAAGGACCCGCGGCGGATCGAGCCGGCGTTCCTGCTGGACGAGCGGGCGATGCTCGAAGGGTGGCTGGAGTTCCACCGCATGACGCTGCTGTTCAAGTGCGAAGGCCTCACCGACGCTCAGCGCAAGGCACGGCCGGTAGGGACGTCACTGATGTCGTTGCACGGTCTGGTACGCCACATGGCGGAGGTCGAGCGACAGTGGTTCCGGCGGGTCGTCGCTCAGGACGATGCGCCCCTCGTCCTCGACTACACGACGGACGAGGACGCCGACTTCGCCGTCGAGGAAGCCGACTGGGAGGCGGACCTGTCGTGGTGGCAGTCCGAGATCACGGCGGCCCGTGAGGCGGTGGCGCGGCTGCCGCTCGACCACACCGGCGTACGCCGGGGCGAGGACGTGTCGCTGCGCTGGGCCTACAACCACATGATCGAGGAGTACGCCCGGCACAACGGCCACGCCGACCTGATCAGAGAGCTCGTCGAGGGCTCAGTGGGCTGGTAG
- a CDS encoding uracil-DNA glycosylase, whose product MRQPDPAAVEISDRAKACADLARLAAEARGCVACPELAITRRQVVVGDAVVGSRLLIVGEAPGATEDESGRPFVGKGGQLLDRLLAEAGIARADVSVLNVLKCRPPANRTPTRAEVSRCTGWLDRQLDLLDPPLVLTLGRTALTWALGAKTTLDAVRHQVHEWRGRRLVASYHPSAALRFGPNGPPHVALAADLRFVAEVLR is encoded by the coding sequence GTGCGTCAGCCTGACCCCGCGGCCGTCGAGATCAGCGATCGCGCCAAGGCGTGCGCCGATCTCGCGCGGCTCGCCGCCGAAGCGCGAGGCTGCGTCGCCTGCCCGGAGCTCGCCATCACCCGACGGCAGGTCGTCGTCGGCGATGCGGTCGTCGGCAGCAGGCTGCTGATCGTCGGCGAGGCCCCCGGCGCCACCGAGGACGAATCCGGTCGTCCCTTCGTCGGCAAGGGCGGCCAGCTGTTGGACCGGCTCCTGGCCGAAGCGGGGATCGCGCGAGCGGACGTGTCGGTGCTCAACGTGTTGAAGTGCCGGCCGCCCGCCAATCGCACCCCGACGCGGGCAGAGGTGAGCCGCTGCACCGGATGGCTGGACCGCCAGCTCGACCTGCTCGACCCGCCGCTCGTGCTCACCCTCGGGCGGACCGCCCTGACCTGGGCACTCGGAGCGAAGACGACCCTCGACGCGGTACGCCACCAGGTGCACGAGTGGCGGGGCCGGCGGCTGGTCGCCTCCTACCACCCGTCGGCGGCGCTGCGGTTCGGCCCGAACGGGCCGCCGCACGTCGCCCTCGCGGCCGACCTCCGGTTCGTCGCGGAGGTGCTCCGGTGA
- the tsaB gene encoding tRNA (adenosine(37)-N6)-threonylcarbamoyltransferase complex dimerization subunit type 1 TsaB, translating to MLVLALDTSSPTVTVAVCSAAGGDVRVRAERAETAHNRHGERVAPLTAAVLRDAGVTVGDLEGVVVGVGPAPFTGLRVGVMTARAMSDALQIPAFGVCSLDGIAHRFACSDGPFAVLTDARRKQVYWALYDESGARRDGPELGTPADVAAVLEGHTTEVAGAGALMYRDAFAGFAVREGEPAPRAADLVWRADLSSPGGLAPLYLRRPDAQPPGKPKPVTPS from the coding sequence ATGCTCGTACTCGCGCTCGACACCTCGAGCCCGACCGTGACGGTTGCGGTCTGCTCGGCGGCGGGCGGCGACGTGCGGGTGCGGGCGGAACGCGCCGAGACTGCGCACAACCGCCACGGCGAGCGGGTCGCGCCGCTCACCGCCGCCGTGCTCCGCGACGCCGGCGTCACGGTCGGCGACCTCGAGGGCGTCGTCGTCGGCGTGGGGCCGGCGCCGTTCACCGGGCTGCGCGTCGGCGTCATGACGGCGCGGGCGATGAGCGACGCGTTGCAGATCCCGGCGTTCGGCGTGTGCTCGCTCGACGGCATCGCCCATCGGTTCGCCTGCTCGGACGGGCCGTTCGCGGTGCTCACTGACGCTCGCCGCAAGCAGGTCTACTGGGCGTTGTACGACGAGAGCGGCGCGCGTCGCGACGGACCCGAGCTCGGTACGCCGGCCGACGTCGCCGCGGTGCTGGAAGGCCACACCACGGAAGTGGCCGGTGCCGGCGCGTTGATGTACCGCGACGCGTTCGCCGGTTTCGCGGTGCGCGAGGGCGAACCGGCGCCGCGCGCCGCGGATCTCGTCTGGCGGGCAGACCTCAGCTCGCCGGGCGGCCTCGCACCGCTGTACCTGCGCCGCCCGGACGCGCAGCCGCCGGGCAAGCCGAAGCCGGTGACGCCGTCATGA
- the tsaE gene encoding tRNA (adenosine(37)-N6)-threonylcarbamoyltransferase complex ATPase subunit type 1 TsaE, which yields MSVRVRTPEAMRELGVELAAGLKPGDLVLLIGPVGAGKTTLAQGIGAGLGVSGVLSPTFVIARVHADGRVPLVHVDAYRLSSIEEVDDLDLDASLEESVTLVEWGEGLVEGLAGNRLEIRIERDDDDVRRVDVAAIGERWATSPLSPRRAL from the coding sequence GTGAGCGTGCGCGTGAGGACACCGGAGGCGATGCGCGAGCTCGGCGTCGAGCTGGCGGCCGGGCTGAAGCCGGGTGACCTGGTGCTGCTGATCGGGCCGGTCGGCGCCGGCAAGACGACGCTGGCGCAGGGCATCGGCGCGGGGCTCGGCGTGTCGGGCGTGCTCTCGCCGACCTTCGTGATCGCGAGGGTGCACGCCGACGGGCGCGTGCCGCTGGTACACGTCGACGCCTACCGGCTGTCCTCGATCGAAGAGGTCGACGACCTCGATCTCGACGCCTCGCTCGAGGAGTCGGTGACCCTCGTCGAGTGGGGCGAAGGACTGGTCGAAGGGCTGGCCGGCAACCGGCTCGAGATCCGCATCGAGCGTGACGACGACGACGTACGACGGGTCGACGTGGCCGCGATCGGCGAGCGCTGGGCTACCAGCCCACTGAGCCCTCGACGAGCTCTCTGA